In Psychrilyobacter piezotolerans, one DNA window encodes the following:
- a CDS encoding TetR/AcrR family transcriptional regulator: MTRLERKLNVKRLFIDATMTIIQEEGLEEVSIRKVAKITGYNSATLYTYFKNLDHLILLASIKFLNEYITGLDGYTAEAENSLEQGILIWEFFCKCSFQKPEIYKSIFFSNLDFNRKDFENYYEIKEFYKIYPEEITTSFSKFHRMILKLDIYERNKILLIKIARERLISPSNITAINDMQVLIYKGLLEEATKPENFYRRKVLCNRAIKYIKSTYKLYTLKECRLLK, from the coding sequence ATGACCAGACTAGAACGAAAATTAAATGTAAAAAGACTTTTCATAGATGCCACCATGACTATTATTCAAGAAGAAGGCTTAGAAGAGGTCAGTATAAGAAAGGTTGCCAAGATCACCGGCTACAACAGTGCAACCCTTTATACATATTTTAAAAATTTAGACCACTTAATCCTTTTGGCCTCTATAAAATTTTTAAATGAGTATATAACCGGGTTGGATGGCTATACTGCAGAGGCTGAAAACTCCTTGGAGCAAGGAATTCTTATTTGGGAATTTTTTTGTAAGTGCTCATTTCAAAAACCGGAGATCTATAAATCTATATTTTTTTCTAATTTAGATTTTAATAGGAAAGATTTTGAAAATTACTACGAGATAAAGGAATTTTATAAGATCTATCCAGAGGAGATAACGACCTCCTTTTCTAAGTTTCACCGTATGATCTTAAAACTGGATATCTATGAGAGAAATAAAATCCTTTTGATAAAGATAGCCCGAGAAAGGTTGATTTCTCCCAGTAATATAACTGCCATCAACGACATGCAGGTACTTATTTATAAGGGGCTTTTAGAGGAAGCTACAAAACCTGAAAATTTTTACAGGCGTAAAGTTTTATGTAATAGAGCTATAAAATACATAAAAAGCACTTATAAGTTGTATACCTTAAAGGAGTGCAGGTTATTGAAGTAA
- a CDS encoding MBL fold metallo-hydrolase, with product MKIKKITRGIIENNNYILIKGSDCLIVDLSDFDSIDEYIEKSRLNVLGILLTHTHWDHLLGVDKFVDKYKVPVYLSSNRPNYIMDANFDYTIKKYGVRTRFDIDKIDLRYLDEGKQNIGNFEFSVIDTPGHTTCSIVYYFGAEKAMFTGDFLFKKTIGITNTQLSNKEQMRESLKKIKTYPNDITIYPGHGEDTNLKYEKIHNRYLNR from the coding sequence ATGAAGATAAAAAAAATTACCCGGGGGATAATTGAAAATAATAACTATATTTTAATAAAGGGCAGCGACTGTTTAATCGTGGATTTAAGCGACTTTGATAGTATCGATGAGTATATAGAAAAATCCAGGTTAAATGTGTTGGGGATCCTGCTGACCCACACCCACTGGGATCACCTTTTGGGAGTGGATAAGTTTGTGGATAAGTACAAGGTTCCTGTCTACCTTAGTTCCAACCGGCCCAATTATATAATGGACGCAAATTTTGATTATACCATAAAAAAATATGGAGTAAGAACAAGGTTTGATATAGATAAGATCGACCTCAGGTATCTGGATGAGGGGAAGCAAAACATAGGAAATTTTGAATTCTCTGTAATAGATACTCCGGGACACACCACCTGCTCCATTGTCTATTATTTTGGGGCAGAGAAAGCAATGTTTACAGGAGATTTTTTGTTCAAAAAAACTATAGGTATAACCAATACGCAGCTGAGCAATAAGGAACAGATGAGAGAAAGTCTGAAAAAAATCAAAACATACCCCAATGACATCACCATCTATCCGGGACATGGAGAAGATACAAATTTAAAATATGAAAAAATCCATAACAGATATTTGAATAGATAG
- the add gene encoding adenosine deaminase — protein sequence MNFNKMPKIDLHCHLDGSLRAETVLDIIKKNRLELTQSLEGIRKQLTAPLSCSSLDEYLRCFDLPIAVMQTKEDLERVSFELMEDAAMENIKYIEIRFAPQQHTKEGLTTKEIIQSVLQGMSRAEKIYDIKGNYILSCMRHLSAESAMKIVEEGKQFIGQGVVAVDLCGGEVAGFCHKFIEPMKKAREYGYRITVHAGETGIGQNVADAIELLGAERIGHGVFITNSREAYNLVKERKIPLEICPTSNIQTKAVKNYGEHPIYDFYNDEIMVTLNTDNRTVSDTTMTEECIQIEKAFHLKKEEYTDIYLNSVEAAFISEDEKQKLREYIK from the coding sequence ATGAATTTTAACAAAATGCCAAAAATAGATCTGCACTGCCACTTAGATGGAAGTTTAAGGGCTGAAACAGTTCTGGATATAATCAAAAAAAATAGGTTGGAATTAACCCAAAGTTTGGAAGGTATCAGAAAGCAGCTGACTGCCCCTTTAAGCTGCAGTTCACTGGATGAATATCTTAGATGTTTTGACCTGCCAATAGCTGTTATGCAGACTAAAGAAGATTTAGAGAGGGTATCTTTTGAACTTATGGAAGATGCTGCCATGGAAAATATAAAATATATAGAGATAAGATTTGCTCCCCAGCAGCATACTAAAGAGGGGTTGACTACAAAGGAGATAATCCAGAGTGTCCTGCAGGGGATGAGTAGAGCAGAAAAAATATACGATATAAAGGGGAACTATATCTTATCCTGTATGAGACACCTATCAGCTGAATCAGCTATGAAAATAGTTGAGGAGGGAAAGCAGTTCATAGGACAAGGAGTTGTGGCAGTGGATCTTTGCGGTGGAGAAGTGGCAGGATTTTGTCATAAATTTATCGAACCCATGAAAAAAGCAAGGGAATACGGGTATAGGATAACTGTCCATGCAGGAGAGACAGGCATAGGGCAAAATGTTGCCGATGCAATTGAATTGCTGGGAGCAGAGAGAATCGGACACGGAGTATTTATAACTAACAGCAGAGAAGCTTATAATCTGGTGAAGGAAAGAAAGATCCCTTTAGAAATCTGTCCTACAAGTAATATCCAGACTAAGGCCGTAAAAAATTATGGGGAACATCCAATATATGATTTCTATAATGATGAAATTATGGTAACATTAAATACAGACAATCGAACAGTTTCAGACACTACCATGACCGAAGAATGTATCCAAATAGAGAAAGCTTTTCATCTAAAAAAAGAAGAATATACAGATATATATCTCAACAGTGTAGAAGCAGCTTTTATCTCAGAGGATGAAAAACAAAAATTAAGGGAATATATAAAATAA
- a CDS encoding PPC domain-containing DNA-binding protein: protein MKIYAVRLTEGMDLKVEIERIAKERQIKAGVILSSVGCVSKARFRVADGINIKEIKENLEILSLNGTISPKGVHIHISCSDSEGISFGGHLAEGNIINTTCELVIGILENYKFDRGMDLNTGYEELIIEKKSGIIDIK, encoded by the coding sequence ATGAAGATATATGCTGTTAGATTGACTGAAGGTATGGATTTAAAAGTTGAAATAGAAAGAATAGCTAAAGAAAGGCAGATCAAGGCAGGAGTCATCCTTTCCTCTGTAGGCTGTGTATCAAAGGCCAGATTTAGAGTAGCTGATGGTATAAATATTAAAGAGATTAAAGAAAATCTGGAGATCCTTTCACTCAACGGGACCATTTCTCCTAAAGGTGTCCATATACACATAAGCTGCAGCGATTCAGAGGGGATTAGTTTTGGGGGGCATCTTGCAGAAGGGAATATTATTAATACAACATGTGAGCTGGTTATAGGGATATTAGAAAATTATAAGTTTGATCGAGGGATGGATTTAAATACAGGCTATGAAGAATTGATCATCGAAAAAAAATCAGGCATAATTGACATAAAGTGA
- a CDS encoding DUF1540 domain-containing protein yields MAGSRKAGFDDISGGVGSCKVDSCSFNRSLECSASGIHMSVVGNEVDCQTYRKK; encoded by the coding sequence ATGGCTGGCTCTAGGAAGGCTGGATTTGATGATATTTCCGGTGGAGTAGGTTCATGTAAAGTAGATTCATGTTCTTTTAACCGTTCTTTGGAATGTTCTGCATCCGGGATTCACATGTCGGTTGTAGGAAATGAGGTAGACTGCCAAACTTATCGAAAAAAATAA
- a CDS encoding leucine-rich repeat domain-containing protein, with the protein MIKDEKLRDAIWEEIKQLSDYTSTSENLKTADLKRIEILNVEHMGIENLDGIENLVNLTELFLGNNQINSIEDVDFSKLNKLIYLFLSHNQIKRFDRVNFSDLNSLRHLNIKGNQIASLKDLDFSGLKSLTTLTLSDNQIKSLDEADFSGLHSLTTLTLGNNQITNLEGVDFSSLNSLTTLTLSNNQIKSLEEVNFGGLDNLKILNLQDNQIVSLKNADFSGLGSLTYLNLGGNQIENLKGVDFSDLHSLTHLNLSGNQIVSLEGSDFSGLNSLGELSLQMNQITNLKGTNFNTLDNLTNLFLTVNQIDTMNWFKRALSGLKIDDILTIYMYGNPVTGTAEYDTVTAEIKEGINTNIGFKPPPSNATKK; encoded by the coding sequence ATGATAAAGGATGAAAAACTCAGGGATGCTATCTGGGAGGAGATAAAGCAACTGTCAGATTATACTTCTACCTCTGAAAACTTGAAAACAGCGGATCTGAAGAGAATAGAAATTTTAAATGTCGAACATATGGGAATCGAGAATCTGGATGGAATAGAAAATCTCGTTAATCTGACCGAGTTATTCCTGGGAAATAATCAGATAAACTCCATAGAAGATGTAGATTTTTCCAAATTAAATAAATTAATATATCTTTTTTTATCGCACAATCAAATTAAAAGATTTGACAGAGTTAATTTCAGTGATCTCAATAGCCTGAGACATCTTAATATTAAGGGCAACCAGATAGCGAGTCTAAAGGATCTAGATTTTAGTGGTCTCAAAAGTTTAACAACTCTCACTCTCAGTGACAACCAGATAAAGAGTTTAGATGAAGCAGACTTCAGCGGTCTCCATAGCCTGACAACTCTCACTCTTGGTAACAACCAAATAACGAACCTAGAGGGGGTAGATTTTAGCAGCCTCAATAGTTTGACAACTCTCACTCTCAGCAACAACCAGATAAAGAGTTTAGAGGAGGTGAATTTTGGCGGACTCGACAATCTGAAAATTCTTAATCTTCAGGACAATCAGATAGTGAGCTTAAAGAATGCAGACTTCAGCGGCTTAGGTAGTCTGACATATCTCAATCTTGGTGGCAACCAGATAGAGAACCTAAAGGGGGTGGATTTCAGCGATCTTCATAGCCTGACACATCTCAATCTTAGCGGCAACCAAATAGTGAGCCTAGAAGGTTCAGACTTCAGTGGTCTTAATAGTCTGGGAGAACTGTCTCTTCAGATGAACCAGATAACAAACCTAAAGGGAACGAACTTTAACACTCTTGATAATCTAACTAATCTTTTTCTTACTGTTAACCAGATAGATACAATGAATTGGTTCAAGAGGGCATTATCTGGACTCAAAATTGATGATATTTTGACAATCTATATGTATGGTAACCCTGTCACAGGGACTGCAGAATACGATACGGTAACGGCTGAGATAAAGGAAGGTATAAACACAAACATTGGCTTTAAGCCTCCTCCATCAAATGCCACCAAGAAATGA